A window of Desulfotomaculum sp. contains these coding sequences:
- a CDS encoding AbrB family transcriptional regulator codes for MAEVVVSSKYQIVIPAEVRKSLSIKKGQKLQLIVENDGIKLIPNMPLSEMRGFLRGMNTKIERDEEERF; via the coding sequence ATGGCTGAAGTAGTAGTATCCAGTAAGTACCAGATTGTTATTCCCGCTGAGGTCCGCAAGTCTTTGAGTATTAAGAAAGGCCAGAAGCTGCAACTTATAGTAGAAAATGACGGCATCAAGCTGATTCCAAACATGCCTCTTTCTGAAATGCGCGGTTTTCTACGTGGAATGAATACAAAAATAGAGCGGGATGAGGAGGAACGGTTTTGA